One window of the Perca flavescens isolate YP-PL-M2 chromosome 5, PFLA_1.0, whole genome shotgun sequence genome contains the following:
- the gp1bb gene encoding platelet glycoprotein Ib beta chain: MKGLLFLCLLPLFGAQTSSACPHLCSCHGSQVDCSSKSLTSSSLPTSFPAGTTSLLLHNNRLTSLPNGLLDDLTSLNSVSLHGNPWDCDCGILYLRAWLLRQPATLTSHLGVNCSFPPGLRGRLVVYLTEKEVLDTCHYWYCDLALASQVCLFVFVVVQAALLVALIVFLRRFERLSKEARRTTEESFTAGESLRDKEYAPLKDSSI, encoded by the coding sequence ATGAAGGGGCTTCTGTTCCTGTGTCTGCTCCCCTTGTTTGGAGCTCAAACGTCATCAGCATGCCCCCACCTTTGTTCCTGTCATGGTAGTCAGGTGGACTGCAGCAGCAAGTCTCTCACATCCTCCTCGCTGCCCACCAGTTTCCCTGCAGGAACCACCTCCCTCCTTCTCCACAACAACCGGCTGACGAGCCTCCCCAATGGGCTCCTGGATGACTTGACCTCCCTCAACTCTGTCTCCCTTCATGGTAACCCCTGGGATTGTGACTGTGGCATCCTCTACCTGCGAGCCTGGCTACTGCGTCAGCCTGCCACCCTCACATCACACCTGGGCGTCAACTGCAGCTTCCCTCCTGGCCTGAGAGGGCGGCTGGTGGTGTATTTAACAGAGAAGGAGGTCCTGGATACCTGCCATTACTGGTACTGTGACTTGGCTCTGGCCTCgcaggtgtgtctgtttgtgtttgttgtggtGCAGGCAGCTCTGCTGGTGGCTCTCATCGTATTCCTGAGGAGGTTCGAGAGGCTGTCCAAAGAGGCAAGGAGAACCACGGAGGAGAGCTTCACAGCAGGGGAGAGTCTGAGGGACAAGGAGTACGCTCCTTTGAAGGACAGCAGCATCTGA
- the septin5a gene encoding septin 5a isoform X2, translating into MTTNIRYKSRIPVKTEDSAEEKQYVGFATLPNQVHRKSVKKGFDFTLMVAGESGMGKSTLVNSLFLTDLYKDRKLLNAEERINQTVEIIKHTVDIEEKGVKLKLTIVDTPGFGDAVNNNECWKPITDYIDQQFEQYFRDESGLNRKNIQDNRVHCCLYFIPPFGHGLRPVDVEFMKALHEKVNIIPLIAKADCLTPNEIKKLKDRIREEIDKFGIKVYQFPECDSDEDEEFKQLDKELKECTPFAVIGSNTVVEARGQRVRGRLYPWGIVEVENQSHCDFVKLRNMLIRSHMHDLKDVTCDVHYENYRAQCIQEMTSKLAQDNRMESPIPILPLSTPDAETEKLIKMKDEELKRMQEMLNKMQQQMHDKD; encoded by the exons GAGAAACAGTATGTGGGTTTTGCAACTCTGCCCAACCAGGTCCACAGGAAGTCGGTGAAGAAAGGCTTCGATTTCACGCTGATGGTGGCAG GAGAGTCTGGTATGGGTAAATCCACCCTGGTCAACAGCCTGTTCCTCACAGACCTCTACAAAGACAGGAAGTTACTGAATGCTGAAG AGCGTATCAACCAAACTGTGGagatcataaaacacactgtaGACATTGAGGAGAAAGGAGTCAAGCTCAAGCTGACCATCGTCGACACGCCGGGGTTCGGAGACGCAGTCAACAACAACGAGTG cTGGAAGCCAATCACAGACTACATAGATCAGCAGTTTGAGCAATACTTCAGGGATGAGAGCGGgctgaacagaaaaaacattcAGGACAACCGAGTCCACTGCTGCCTTTACTTCATCCCTCCATTTGGGCATgg GCTGCGTCCAGTGGATGTTGAGTTCATGAAGGCTCTGCATGAAAAAGTGAACATAATTCCTCTCATTGCAAAAGCCGACTGCCTCACGCCCAACGAGATAAAAAAGCTCAAAGACAGA ATACGAGAGGAAATAGACAAGTTTGGGATCAAAGTATACCAGTTCCCCGAATGTGACTCAGATGAGGATGAAGAGTTTAAACAACTTGACAAAGAGCTGAAG gAGTGCACCCCGTTCGCTGTGATCGGCAGTAACACAGTGGTGGAGGCTCGAGggcagagagtgagagggagactGTACCCCTGGGGAATTGTTGAAG TGGAGAACCAGTCGCACTGTGACTTTGTGAAACTGAGGAACATGCTGATTCGTTCACACATGCACGACCTCAAAGATGTGACCTGCGACGTCCACTACGAAAACTACAGAGCGCAGTGCATACAGGAGATGACCAG TAAACTGGCTCAGGACAACCGTATGGAGAGTCCCATCCCCATCCTGCCACTGTCCACCCCAGATGCAGAGACTGAGAAACTAATCAAAATGAAAGATGAAGAG CTGAAGAGGATGCAGGAGATGTTGAATAAGATGCAGCAGCAGATGCACGACAAAGACTAG
- the septin5a gene encoding septin 5a isoform X1 — translation MDAIMLQEKLVERLLCPRVRTARQKEKQYVGFATLPNQVHRKSVKKGFDFTLMVAGESGMGKSTLVNSLFLTDLYKDRKLLNAEERINQTVEIIKHTVDIEEKGVKLKLTIVDTPGFGDAVNNNECWKPITDYIDQQFEQYFRDESGLNRKNIQDNRVHCCLYFIPPFGHGLRPVDVEFMKALHEKVNIIPLIAKADCLTPNEIKKLKDRIREEIDKFGIKVYQFPECDSDEDEEFKQLDKELKECTPFAVIGSNTVVEARGQRVRGRLYPWGIVEVENQSHCDFVKLRNMLIRSHMHDLKDVTCDVHYENYRAQCIQEMTSKLAQDNRMESPIPILPLSTPDAETEKLIKMKDEELKRMQEMLNKMQQQMHDKD, via the exons ATGGATGCCATCATGCTGCAAGAAAAACTGGTGGAACGGCTGCTGTGCCCACGAGTGAGAACAGCCAGGCAGAAG GAGAAACAGTATGTGGGTTTTGCAACTCTGCCCAACCAGGTCCACAGGAAGTCGGTGAAGAAAGGCTTCGATTTCACGCTGATGGTGGCAG GAGAGTCTGGTATGGGTAAATCCACCCTGGTCAACAGCCTGTTCCTCACAGACCTCTACAAAGACAGGAAGTTACTGAATGCTGAAG AGCGTATCAACCAAACTGTGGagatcataaaacacactgtaGACATTGAGGAGAAAGGAGTCAAGCTCAAGCTGACCATCGTCGACACGCCGGGGTTCGGAGACGCAGTCAACAACAACGAGTG cTGGAAGCCAATCACAGACTACATAGATCAGCAGTTTGAGCAATACTTCAGGGATGAGAGCGGgctgaacagaaaaaacattcAGGACAACCGAGTCCACTGCTGCCTTTACTTCATCCCTCCATTTGGGCATgg GCTGCGTCCAGTGGATGTTGAGTTCATGAAGGCTCTGCATGAAAAAGTGAACATAATTCCTCTCATTGCAAAAGCCGACTGCCTCACGCCCAACGAGATAAAAAAGCTCAAAGACAGA ATACGAGAGGAAATAGACAAGTTTGGGATCAAAGTATACCAGTTCCCCGAATGTGACTCAGATGAGGATGAAGAGTTTAAACAACTTGACAAAGAGCTGAAG gAGTGCACCCCGTTCGCTGTGATCGGCAGTAACACAGTGGTGGAGGCTCGAGggcagagagtgagagggagactGTACCCCTGGGGAATTGTTGAAG TGGAGAACCAGTCGCACTGTGACTTTGTGAAACTGAGGAACATGCTGATTCGTTCACACATGCACGACCTCAAAGATGTGACCTGCGACGTCCACTACGAAAACTACAGAGCGCAGTGCATACAGGAGATGACCAG TAAACTGGCTCAGGACAACCGTATGGAGAGTCCCATCCCCATCCTGCCACTGTCCACCCCAGATGCAGAGACTGAGAAACTAATCAAAATGAAAGATGAAGAG CTGAAGAGGATGCAGGAGATGTTGAATAAGATGCAGCAGCAGATGCACGACAAAGACTAG